A section of the Pseudomonas tritici genome encodes:
- the hpaA gene encoding 4-hydroxyphenylacetate catabolism regulatory protein HpaA — translation MQPIPNINIGQVYDQRYSDAEVHYDKLGNLAGFFGRNMPVHRHDRFFQVHYVKSGAVRVYLDDRQYVESGPMFFLTPPTVPHAFVTEADADGHVLTVRQQLVWGVIDADPSLASGAACVALTAGDHGLDQLFEDLNDEINAERAGRAAALESLTRLIMIRLLRLCAHSLPARPTRHEDLRIFHRFNELIEAHYLEHWPLVRYAEGIGVTEARLNEVCRRLADLPSKRLILERVMQEAKRLLLFTGSSANEICYQLGFKDPAYFSRFFLRYAQLTPGEYRLRQSGLR, via the coding sequence GTGCAGCCGATTCCCAACATCAACATCGGGCAGGTCTACGACCAGCGTTACAGCGATGCCGAGGTGCATTACGACAAGCTCGGCAACCTGGCGGGTTTTTTCGGGCGCAACATGCCCGTGCATCGGCATGACCGTTTTTTCCAGGTGCATTACGTGAAGAGCGGTGCGGTGCGGGTGTATCTGGATGACCGCCAGTACGTGGAGTCCGGGCCGATGTTTTTCCTCACTCCGCCCACGGTGCCGCACGCTTTTGTTACCGAAGCGGATGCCGACGGACATGTGCTGACCGTGCGCCAGCAACTTGTGTGGGGAGTGATTGACGCCGACCCCAGCCTTGCCTCTGGCGCAGCCTGTGTGGCGCTGACGGCGGGTGACCACGGCCTGGATCAACTGTTTGAAGACTTGAACGATGAGATCAACGCTGAACGGGCAGGGCGCGCCGCTGCGCTGGAGAGCCTCACGCGGCTGATCATGATTCGCTTGCTGCGCCTGTGCGCGCACTCGTTACCCGCGCGCCCGACCCGCCATGAGGACCTGCGCATCTTCCATCGCTTCAACGAATTGATCGAGGCCCACTATCTGGAGCACTGGCCGCTGGTGCGGTATGCCGAGGGGATTGGCGTGACCGAGGCACGCCTGAATGAAGTCTGTCGACGCCTGGCTGATCTACCGTCCAAGCGCCTGATCCTGGAACGCGTGATGCAGGAAGCCAAGCGCCTACTGCTGTTTACCGGCAGCTCCGCGAACGAAATCTGCTACCAGTTGGGTTTCAAGGACCCGGCGTATTTCAGCCGGTTTTTCCTTCGTTATGCGCAGCTGACGCCGGGAGAGTATCGGCTGCGACAGTCGGGTTTGCGCTGA
- a CDS encoding fumarylacetoacetate hydrolase family protein, with protein MSRTLHDVASGTLFGVALNYRGLLDQHLAAFQQAPYQKPPTKPVLFIKTPNTRNGHNAVVLHPQGERLQPGPALGVVIGQRASRVSLENAMAHVAGYVVVNEFSLPEDSYYRPAVKAKCRDGFCVLGPHLVPRDQIANPNKLSLKLSVNGELRQENSTANWVRDIPQLIAEISEFMTLHPGDVLITGTPEGRVDVLPGDKVEVEISGVGRLFSHIQAETQA; from the coding sequence ATGAGCCGTACCCTGCATGATGTTGCCAGCGGCACCCTGTTCGGCGTTGCGCTGAACTACCGGGGCCTGCTGGACCAGCATCTCGCCGCCTTCCAGCAGGCGCCCTACCAGAAGCCGCCGACCAAGCCCGTGCTGTTTATCAAAACCCCGAATACGCGCAACGGGCACAACGCCGTGGTGCTGCATCCACAGGGTGAACGCCTGCAACCCGGCCCCGCCCTGGGTGTGGTGATCGGCCAGCGTGCGAGCCGCGTCAGCCTGGAAAATGCCATGGCTCATGTGGCGGGCTACGTGGTGGTCAACGAGTTCAGCCTGCCGGAAGACAGCTACTACCGCCCCGCCGTCAAAGCCAAATGCCGCGATGGCTTTTGCGTCCTCGGGCCACACCTTGTCCCGCGGGATCAGATTGCCAACCCAAACAAGCTGAGCCTCAAACTGTCGGTCAACGGCGAACTGCGCCAGGAAAACTCCACCGCCAATTGGGTCCGCGATATCCCGCAATTGATCGCCGAGATCAGCGAATTCATGACCCTGCATCCCGGCGATGTGCTGATCACAGGCACCCCTGAAGGCCGCGTGGATGTGCTGCCTGGCGACAAGGTTGAGGTCGAGATCAGCGGCGTGGGCCGCCTTTTTAGCCATATTCAAGCGGAGACTCAAGCATGA
- a CDS encoding fumarylacetoacetate hydrolase family protein: MKHARIRFEDNVHAVQVEADNAVRLSDGRLLAEDQVEWLPPATGTMFALGLNYADHAAELAFTPPTEPLAFIKSVGTYTGHRQLTWRPDNVAYMHYECELVAVIGKVARNVKRAGALDYLAGYTVCNDYAIRDYLENYYRPNLRVKNRDATTPVGPWIVDVADVPDPSNLKLRTWINGELRQEGSTRDMIFDIPYLIEYLSSFMTLQPGDMIATGTPEGLADVVPGDEVVVEVEGVGRLVNRIVSETEFFSVRKEA; encoded by the coding sequence ATGAAACACGCCCGCATCCGCTTTGAAGATAATGTCCACGCTGTGCAGGTCGAGGCCGATAACGCCGTGCGCCTGAGCGATGGTCGCCTGCTCGCCGAGGATCAGGTGGAATGGCTGCCACCGGCCACCGGCACCATGTTCGCCCTCGGTTTGAACTACGCCGACCACGCCGCCGAGCTGGCCTTCACCCCACCCACGGAACCGCTGGCCTTTATCAAGTCCGTCGGCACCTACACCGGCCACCGCCAACTCACCTGGCGCCCGGACAACGTCGCCTACATGCACTACGAGTGCGAGCTCGTGGCAGTGATCGGCAAGGTCGCACGCAACGTCAAGCGCGCCGGCGCCCTGGATTACCTGGCCGGCTATACGGTGTGCAACGACTACGCGATCCGCGACTACCTGGAAAACTACTACCGCCCCAACCTGCGCGTAAAAAACCGCGACGCCACCACCCCGGTCGGCCCGTGGATCGTCGATGTCGCAGACGTACCCGACCCGAGCAACCTGAAGCTGCGCACGTGGATCAACGGTGAACTGCGCCAGGAAGGCAGCACCCGCGACATGATTTTCGATATCCCCTACCTCATCGAATACCTGTCCAGCTTCATGACTCTGCAACCCGGCGACATGATCGCCACCGGCACGCCCGAGGGCCTGGCCGATGTGGTGCCCGGCGATGAAGTGGTGGTGGAAGTCGAAGGCGTGGGCCGGCTGGTCAACCGAATTGTCAGCGAGACGGAATTCTTCTCCGTCCGTAAAGAGGCGTGA
- the hpaE gene encoding 5-carboxymethyl-2-hydroxymuconate semialdehyde dehydrogenase, with protein sequence MIKHWINGREVESKDTFINYNPATGEAIGEVASGGPEEVAQAVAAAKAAFPKWANTPAKERARLMRKLGELIEQNVPHLAELETLDTGLPIHQTKNVLIPRASHNFDFFAEVCTRMDGHSYPVDDQMLNYTLYQPVGVCGLVSPWNVPFMTATWKTAPCLALGNTAVLKMSELSPLTANELGRLALEAGIPNGVLNVIQGYGATAGDALVRHPDVRAISFTGGTATGKKIMQTAGLKKYSMELGGKSPVLIFEDADLERALDAALFTIFSLNGERCTAGSRIFIQESVYPQFVAEFAARAKRLIVGDPQDPKTQVGSMITQAHYDKVTGYIRIGIEEGATLLAGGLERPANLPAHLSRGQFIQPTVFADVNNNMRIAQEEIFGPVVCLIPFKDEAEALQLANDTEYGLASYIWTQDIGKAHRLARGIEAGMVFINSQNVRDLRQPFGGVKGSGTGREGGQYSFEVFAEIKNVCISMGSHHIPRWGV encoded by the coding sequence ATGATCAAACACTGGATCAACGGCCGTGAAGTCGAAAGCAAAGACACCTTCATCAATTACAACCCGGCCACTGGCGAGGCGATTGGTGAAGTCGCCAGCGGCGGCCCGGAGGAAGTCGCGCAAGCCGTAGCGGCAGCCAAGGCAGCGTTCCCCAAGTGGGCCAACACCCCAGCCAAGGAACGTGCACGCCTGATGCGCAAGCTCGGTGAGCTGATCGAGCAGAACGTGCCGCACCTGGCCGAACTGGAAACCCTCGACACCGGGCTGCCGATCCACCAGACCAAAAACGTATTGATTCCGCGCGCCTCGCACAACTTCGACTTCTTCGCCGAAGTCTGCACACGTATGGACGGCCACAGTTATCCGGTGGACGACCAGATGCTCAACTACACCCTGTACCAACCGGTGGGCGTGTGCGGGTTGGTGTCGCCGTGGAACGTGCCGTTCATGACCGCTACCTGGAAGACCGCGCCGTGCCTTGCCCTGGGCAATACGGCGGTGTTGAAGATGTCGGAACTGTCGCCGCTGACCGCCAATGAACTGGGGCGCCTGGCGCTAGAAGCCGGGATTCCCAACGGCGTGCTCAACGTGATCCAGGGTTATGGCGCCACGGCGGGCGATGCCCTGGTACGTCACCCGGATGTGCGCGCTATTTCCTTTACCGGCGGCACCGCCACCGGCAAGAAAATCATGCAGACCGCAGGCCTGAAAAAGTACTCCATGGAGCTGGGCGGCAAGTCGCCGGTGCTGATCTTTGAAGACGCTGATCTGGAGCGGGCCCTCGACGCGGCGCTGTTCACGATCTTTTCGCTGAACGGCGAACGTTGCACCGCCGGCAGCCGCATTTTTATCCAGGAAAGCGTCTACCCGCAGTTTGTCGCCGAATTCGCCGCCCGCGCGAAACGCCTGATCGTAGGGGACCCGCAAGACCCGAAGACCCAGGTCGGCTCGATGATCACCCAGGCGCATTACGACAAGGTCACCGGCTACATCAGGATTGGTATCGAGGAAGGTGCGACCCTGCTCGCCGGTGGCCTGGAACGGCCAGCCAACTTGCCGGCGCACTTGAGCCGCGGCCAGTTTATCCAGCCGACGGTATTTGCCGACGTGAACAACAACATGCGCATCGCTCAGGAAGAAATCTTCGGCCCGGTGGTGTGCCTCATTCCCTTCAAGGACGAGGCCGAGGCCCTGCAACTGGCCAACGACACCGAGTACGGCCTGGCCTCCTACATCTGGACCCAGGACATCGGCAAGGCCCATCGCCTGGCGCGCGGTATTGAAGCCGGCATGGTATTTATCAACAGCCAGAACGTGCGCGATTTGCGTCAGCCGTTCGGTGGGGTGAAAGGTTCAGGTACCGGTCGCGAAGGTGGCCAGTACAGCTTTGAAGTGTTTGCCGAGATCAAGAACGTGTGCATTTCCATGGGCAGTCATCACATCCCGCGTTGGGGCGTGTAA
- the hpaD gene encoding 3,4-dihydroxyphenylacetate 2,3-dioxygenase, protein MGEVVLAAKICHVPSMYLSELPGKHHGCRDAAIAGHKEIGRRARELGADTAVVFDVHWLVNSGYHINCGEQFQGTYTSNELPHFIKNMDYAYPGCPELGELIAAEANLAGVRSMAHNIPSLELEYGTLVPMRYMHMGVPEDEKFKVISIAAWCAWHRLEDSFAFGAAVRRAIEKSDRKVLVLASGSLSHRFSDDREAEANIHNWTREFDKQMDLHVVEMWKQGRFKEFCAMLPDYAEHCFGEGKMHDTAMLLGLLGGPEYAQPAEIITPPFGSSGTGQINAIFPL, encoded by the coding sequence ATGGGCGAAGTGGTCCTGGCGGCGAAGATCTGCCACGTACCGTCGATGTACCTGTCGGAACTGCCCGGCAAGCATCACGGCTGTCGCGACGCGGCGATTGCCGGGCACAAGGAAATCGGCCGCCGCGCCCGCGAGCTGGGCGCCGACACGGCGGTGGTGTTTGACGTGCACTGGCTGGTCAACAGCGGTTATCACATCAATTGCGGCGAGCAATTCCAGGGCACCTACACCAGCAACGAGCTGCCGCATTTCATCAAGAACATGGACTACGCCTACCCCGGTTGCCCGGAACTGGGCGAGCTGATCGCCGCCGAGGCCAACCTGGCCGGCGTGCGCAGCATGGCCCATAACATCCCGAGCCTGGAGCTGGAATACGGCACGCTGGTGCCCATGCGCTACATGCACATGGGCGTGCCGGAGGATGAGAAATTCAAGGTCATTTCGATCGCCGCGTGGTGCGCCTGGCACCGCCTGGAAGACAGCTTTGCCTTCGGTGCCGCCGTACGCCGGGCGATCGAGAAGAGCGATCGCAAGGTGCTGGTGCTGGCGTCCGGCTCGCTGTCCCACCGGTTTTCGGACGACCGCGAGGCCGAGGCGAATATCCACAACTGGACCCGCGAGTTCGACAAACAGATGGACCTGCACGTGGTGGAAATGTGGAAGCAAGGCCGTTTCAAAGAGTTCTGCGCGATGCTGCCGGACTACGCCGAACACTGCTTTGGCGAAGGCAAGATGCACGACACCGCCATGCTCCTGGGCCTGCTCGGCGGGCCGGAATATGCCCAGCCGGCGGAGATCATTACGCCGCCGTTCGGCAGTTCGGGCACCGGCCAGATCAACGCGATTTTCCCGCTATAG
- a CDS encoding 5-carboxymethyl-2-hydroxymuconate Delta-isomerase has product MPHFIAEYTDNIEQQADLPGLFEKVHRVLGDSDVFPLGGIRSRGVRLDTWRMADGKHDYAFVHMTLKVGHGRDLATRQAVAEALFALITEHFAPLQAQRLLALSFEMVELHPQLNYKLNNVHAFLNNPAG; this is encoded by the coding sequence ATGCCGCATTTTATCGCCGAGTACACCGACAACATTGAACAGCAGGCCGACCTGCCTGGCCTGTTTGAAAAGGTTCACCGCGTGTTGGGAGACAGTGACGTGTTTCCCTTGGGCGGTATTCGCAGCCGCGGCGTGCGCCTGGACACCTGGCGCATGGCCGATGGCAAGCACGACTACGCCTTTGTGCACATGACCCTCAAGGTCGGCCATGGCCGCGACCTGGCCACGCGCCAGGCGGTGGCCGAGGCGTTGTTTGCGCTGATCACCGAACACTTCGCCCCGTTGCAGGCGCAACGCTTGCTGGCACTGTCATTCGAGATGGTCGAGTTACATCCGCAGCTCAACTACAAGCTGAACAATGTGCATGCGTTCCTGAACAACCCGGCGGGCTGA
- a CDS encoding MFS transporter, giving the protein MSTAQSTASRALAEHDRTHRLVTWRLMPLLLVCYLFAHLDRINIGFAKMQMSSDLHFSDTVYGFGAGLFFIAYALFGVPSNIALDRVGPRRWIASLMVVWGVLSTGMLWVESARGFYVLRFLLGVAEAGFFPGILVFLNRWYPARRRAQVTALFAIAVPMAGVLGGPLSGAILEHFHNVGGMRGWQWMFLIEGLPVVLLGLVVLKWLPDSFDSARWLTPEQKQQLYAQLRSEEQRKTITSFGGILRDPQVWLLVAVYFAVMLAVNTLAFWMPTLIHGAGIGRDSQVGLLSAVPYLAGCFFMIGCGRSSDRHRERRWHLCVPLLMAAVGIAVAGLAPGNPLLVMGGLVVAGMGASAALPMFWQLPPAFLSNTTQAAGIAMISSFGSIAAFLAPYLIGWMRDATHSASLALYVLALFIALGGLLVLRTHAAIVNPH; this is encoded by the coding sequence ATGAGCACAGCCCAATCCACTGCCAGCCGCGCGCTGGCCGAGCACGACCGCACCCATCGTTTGGTGACGTGGCGCCTGATGCCGCTGTTGCTGGTGTGTTACCTGTTCGCCCATCTGGACCGCATCAACATCGGCTTCGCCAAGATGCAGATGAGCAGCGACCTGCATTTCAGCGACACGGTCTACGGTTTCGGCGCCGGACTGTTCTTTATCGCCTACGCGCTGTTTGGCGTGCCGAGCAATATCGCACTCGACCGCGTCGGCCCCAGGCGTTGGATCGCCAGCCTGATGGTGGTGTGGGGCGTGTTGTCCACCGGCATGCTGTGGGTGGAGAGCGCGCGTGGTTTCTATGTACTGCGCTTTTTGCTGGGGGTCGCCGAGGCCGGTTTTTTCCCCGGGATCCTGGTGTTTCTCAACCGTTGGTACCCTGCGCGGCGCAGGGCCCAGGTCACGGCGTTGTTTGCGATTGCGGTACCGATGGCCGGTGTGTTGGGCGGGCCCTTGTCCGGGGCGATCCTCGAACATTTCCATAATGTGGGCGGCATGCGCGGCTGGCAGTGGATGTTCTTGATCGAAGGCCTGCCCGTGGTGTTGCTGGGGCTGGTGGTGCTCAAGTGGCTGCCGGATAGCTTTGACTCGGCGCGCTGGCTTACGCCTGAGCAGAAACAACAACTGTACGCCCAACTGCGCAGCGAAGAACAGCGCAAGACCATCACCTCGTTCGGCGGCATCCTGCGCGACCCGCAGGTGTGGTTGCTGGTGGCGGTGTATTTCGCCGTGATGCTGGCGGTCAACACGCTGGCGTTCTGGATGCCCACCCTGATCCACGGCGCCGGCATTGGCCGCGACAGCCAGGTCGGCCTGCTCAGCGCCGTGCCGTACCTGGCCGGGTGTTTCTTCATGATCGGCTGCGGGCGTTCATCCGACCGCCATCGCGAACGCCGCTGGCACCTGTGTGTGCCGCTGCTGATGGCCGCCGTCGGCATCGCCGTGGCCGGCCTGGCGCCGGGAAATCCATTGCTGGTGATGGGCGGGCTGGTGGTCGCCGGCATGGGCGCCAGTGCAGCGTTGCCGATGTTCTGGCAACTGCCGCCGGCGTTTCTGTCCAACACGACCCAAGCGGCCGGCATCGCCATGATCAGCTCGTTCGGCAGCATCGCCGCGTTCCTCGCGCCGTATCTGATCGGCTGGATGCGCGACGCCACCCATAGCGCCAGCCTGGCCCTTTACGTACTCGCCCTGTTTATCGCCCTCGGCGGCCTGCTGGTGCTGCGCACCCACGCTGCCATCGTTAACCCACACTAA
- the hpaH gene encoding 2-oxo-hept-4-ene-1,7-dioate hydratase: MLDSQQILQAAANLDRAERSREQVRQFSLDYPGITIDDAYAIQRAWVAQKIKDGRTLKGHKIGLTSRAMQVSSNITEPDYGALLDDMFFDEGSDIPFERFIVPRVEVELAFILGKPLKGPNCTVFDVLDATEWVIPALEIIDARIQQVDPQTNATRKVFDTISDNAANAGVVLGGRAVRPTEIDLRKVPAVLYRNGVIEESGVSAAVLNHPAKGVAWLANKLAAYDVTLLPGQIILGGSFTRPVAARPGDTFHVDYDMLGSIACRFV, encoded by the coding sequence ATGCTCGACTCCCAGCAAATCCTCCAGGCCGCTGCCAACCTGGACCGCGCCGAACGCAGCCGCGAACAGGTCCGCCAGTTTTCCCTCGACTATCCGGGCATCACGATTGACGACGCCTACGCCATCCAGCGCGCCTGGGTGGCGCAGAAGATCAAGGACGGGCGTACGTTGAAGGGCCACAAGATCGGCCTCACGTCGCGGGCCATGCAAGTGTCGTCGAACATCACCGAGCCCGACTACGGGGCTCTGCTCGATGACATGTTTTTCGACGAAGGCAGCGACATTCCCTTCGAACGCTTCATCGTGCCGCGGGTGGAGGTGGAACTCGCGTTTATCCTCGGCAAACCGCTCAAGGGCCCGAACTGCACGGTGTTCGATGTGCTCGACGCGACCGAATGGGTGATCCCGGCGCTGGAAATCATTGACGCGCGCATCCAGCAGGTCGACCCGCAGACCAACGCTACCCGCAAAGTCTTCGACACCATCTCCGACAACGCCGCCAATGCCGGTGTGGTGCTGGGCGGCCGCGCCGTGCGGCCTACCGAGATCGACCTGCGCAAAGTACCCGCTGTGCTGTACCGCAATGGCGTAATCGAAGAATCTGGTGTATCGGCGGCGGTGCTGAATCACCCGGCAAAAGGCGTCGCCTGGCTGGCAAACAAGCTGGCAGCCTATGACGTGACGCTGTTGCCGGGGCAAATCATTCTTGGCGGCTCTTTCACCCGGCCGGTCGCGGCCAGGCCTGGCGACACCTTTCATGTCGACTACGACATGCTCGGCTCGATTGCCTGCCGCTTCGTCTGA
- the hpaI gene encoding 4-hydroxy-2-oxoheptanedioate aldolase produces the protein MDMPVNHFKQRLHKGEVQIGLWLGLANAYSAELAANAGFDWLLIDGEHAPNHLHGMLGQLQAVAPYPSQALIRPVIGDSALIKQLLDIGAQTLLVPMVESAAQARELVRAMRYPPQGIRGVGSALARASRWNSIPGYLDQADAQMCLLVQIENREGLANLDEIAAIEGVDGVFIGPADLSASMGHRGNPGHPEVQVAIEQAIARIVQSGKAAGILSADESLARRYIELGATFVAVGVDTTVLMRGLQALAGKFKGIPEATPGGGVY, from the coding sequence ATGGACATGCCCGTCAACCACTTCAAACAACGCCTGCACAAGGGCGAGGTACAGATCGGCCTGTGGCTCGGCCTCGCCAACGCTTACAGTGCGGAATTGGCCGCCAACGCCGGTTTCGACTGGCTGCTGATCGACGGCGAACACGCGCCCAATCACCTGCACGGCATGCTCGGCCAGTTGCAGGCGGTAGCGCCCTACCCTAGCCAGGCGTTGATTCGTCCGGTGATTGGTGACAGCGCGCTCATCAAGCAGCTGTTGGATATCGGCGCCCAGACACTGCTGGTGCCCATGGTGGAAAGCGCCGCCCAGGCCCGCGAACTGGTACGCGCCATGCGTTATCCGCCACAGGGTATTCGCGGTGTGGGCAGCGCCCTGGCCCGGGCTTCGCGCTGGAACAGCATTCCCGGTTACCTCGATCAGGCGGATGCACAGATGTGCCTGCTGGTGCAGATTGAAAACCGTGAAGGCCTGGCGAATCTGGATGAGATTGCCGCCATTGAGGGGGTGGACGGCGTGTTCATCGGCCCGGCGGATTTGAGTGCGTCGATGGGGCATCGGGGCAATCCTGGGCATCCGGAGGTGCAGGTGGCGATTGAACAGGCAATCGCGCGCATCGTGCAGTCGGGCAAGGCGGCGGGGATTCTCAGTGCTGATGAAAGCCTGGCGCGCCGTTATATCGAGCTGGGTGCGACGTTTGTGGCAGTGGGAGTGGATACCACGGTGTTGATGCGTGGGTTGCAGGCGCTGGCGGGGAAATTCAAAGGCATTCCCGAGGCCACCCCAGGAGGAGGAGTCTACTGA
- the hpaR gene encoding homoprotocatechuate degradation operon regulator HpaR — protein MLKPRQSLTLTLLQAREAAMSFFRPSLNEHGLTEQQWRIIRILEQHGELEIYQLAELACILKPSMTGVLVRMETAGMVHRRKAEQDQRRVLVTLADKGKASFESMSHCMEANYQRLQEQLGEEKLQTLLGLLDDLKNINLKR, from the coding sequence ATGCTCAAACCTCGCCAGTCCCTGACCTTGACCCTGCTGCAAGCCCGCGAAGCCGCGATGAGTTTCTTCCGCCCGTCCTTGAACGAACACGGCCTGACCGAGCAGCAATGGCGGATCATCCGCATCCTCGAGCAGCACGGTGAACTGGAGATTTACCAACTGGCGGAACTGGCGTGCATCCTCAAGCCGAGCATGACTGGCGTGCTGGTGCGCATGGAAACCGCCGGCATGGTGCATCGGCGCAAGGCCGAGCAGGACCAGCGCCGGGTGTTGGTGACGTTGGCCGATAAGGGCAAGGCGAGTTTCGAGTCGATGAGCCATTGCATGGAGGCCAACTACCAGCGGTTGCAGGAACAGTTGGGAGAAGAGAAGTTGCAGACGTTGCTGGGCCTGTTGGATGACCTGAAGAACATCAACCTCAAGCGCTGA
- a CDS encoding NAD(P)/FAD-dependent oxidoreductase produces the protein MINIETPTYYTATKKYNLSFPTLEQDIDADVVVIGGGFSGINTALELAETGITNIVVLEARYLGFGGTGRNGGQIMAGIGHDLEKIKKDVGEDGLRQVFEISDLGADIIKNRIAKYNIDADFCHGYGYMGFNARQEKTLRAWEKDFKSVNSQHEIRFLGGSDVQQIIGSKAYSSALLHMGGGHVHSLNLLLGEATALASHGVRIFENSPALEVSYGERITVRTGRGSVRASKLLWACDSFLNKLEPELHRSTINTYAFQMMTEPLSEELIQRISPIRGAYSDIRPVIDYYRVTNENRLLFGAATPLVEHIPGDLKAWNRHLMLKIFPYLKDVKIDLAWGGPMACSPNLFPQIGTLPGRSNAFFVQGYSGFGVTPSHIICKVLAEGMSEGSARYDLISSIHRPSIIGKDAIRPLLLTAGKSWHQLSGYWNGRR, from the coding sequence ATGATCAACATCGAAACCCCCACGTATTACACCGCCACCAAGAAATACAACCTCAGCTTCCCCACCCTGGAGCAGGACATCGACGCCGACGTCGTGGTGATCGGCGGCGGTTTCTCCGGCATCAACACGGCCCTGGAACTGGCGGAAACGGGCATCACCAATATCGTCGTGCTCGAAGCACGCTACCTGGGCTTTGGCGGCACAGGCCGCAACGGCGGCCAGATCATGGCGGGCATCGGCCATGACCTTGAGAAAATCAAGAAAGACGTCGGCGAAGACGGCCTGCGCCAGGTGTTCGAGATCAGCGACCTGGGCGCCGACATCATCAAGAACCGCATCGCCAAGTACAACATCGACGCGGACTTCTGCCACGGCTACGGCTATATGGGCTTCAATGCGCGCCAAGAGAAAACCCTGCGCGCCTGGGAAAAGGACTTCAAGTCGGTCAACAGCCAGCACGAGATCCGCTTTCTTGGCGGCTCCGACGTGCAGCAAATCATCGGCTCCAAAGCCTATAGCAGCGCCCTCCTGCACATGGGCGGCGGGCATGTGCACTCGCTGAACCTGCTATTGGGCGAAGCCACTGCGTTGGCCAGCCATGGCGTGCGGATTTTCGAGAACAGCCCGGCGCTGGAAGTCAGCTACGGCGAGCGCATCACCGTGCGCACCGGCCGTGGCTCGGTACGCGCCAGCAAGTTGCTGTGGGCCTGCGACAGCTTCCTAAACAAGCTGGAGCCGGAGCTGCACCGCTCAACCATCAACACCTACGCGTTCCAGATGATGACCGAGCCGTTGTCCGAGGAGCTTATCCAGCGCATCAGCCCGATTCGCGGCGCCTACAGCGATATTCGCCCAGTGATCGATTACTACCGCGTCACCAACGAGAACCGCCTGTTGTTCGGCGCTGCTACGCCGCTGGTGGAGCATATTCCCGGCGACCTGAAAGCCTGGAACCGCCACCTCATGCTGAAGATCTTCCCCTACCTCAAGGACGTGAAAATCGACCTGGCCTGGGGCGGCCCCATGGCGTGCAGCCCCAACCTGTTCCCGCAGATCGGCACCCTGCCGGGGCGCAGCAATGCATTTTTCGTGCAGGGTTATTCGGGCTTCGGCGTGACCCCCAGCCACATCATCTGCAAGGTTTTGGCCGAGGGCATGAGCGAAGGCTCGGCGCGCTATGACCTGATCAGCTCTATTCATCGCCCGTCCATCATCGGCAAGGACGCGATCCGCCCCTTGCTGCTGACGGCGGGTAAATCCTGGCACCAACTATCCGGTTACTGGAACGGGCGCCGTTAA
- a CDS encoding cupin domain-containing protein, translating to MTLTTLKHNTQLSELDAWGTVADLGSEILEGEVRAFGKMTFGAPTDAVSSAYFGTTQGKFRMVYPFAEQATVVTGEVLLTDESTGKTTRYKAGDSWFVTKGTPVLWEVVSESFVKHYFAVV from the coding sequence ATGACCCTTACCACCCTCAAGCACAATACCCAGCTGTCGGAACTCGACGCCTGGGGCACCGTGGCCGACCTCGGTTCCGAGATTCTCGAAGGTGAAGTCCGCGCTTTCGGCAAGATGACCTTTGGCGCACCCACCGATGCCGTCAGCAGCGCCTACTTCGGCACCACCCAAGGCAAATTCCGCATGGTCTACCCGTTCGCCGAACAGGCCACCGTGGTCACCGGTGAAGTGCTGCTGACCGACGAATCCACAGGCAAAACCACGCGCTACAAGGCCGGTGACAGCTGGTTCGTGACCAAAGGCACGCCGGTGCTGTGGGAAGTGGTCAGCGAAAGCTTCGTCAAACACTACTTCGCCGTCGTGTAA